A window of the Vespula vulgaris chromosome 6, iyVesVulg1.1, whole genome shotgun sequence genome harbors these coding sequences:
- the LOC127064386 gene encoding uncharacterized protein LOC127064386 isoform X3: protein MASTIVAQLLIFLTLIALSFRVTRSHVALTFPRARRYDLDFLDNSRTPGPCGMPRGTIKTTLLSGSNFNVTWHLSYPHKGGFRLQILDGLDRPLIDLTPVTQHSEFVEDDATAQSYHVQLPQNFTCTDCTIRLLRKAEEWTSSYRFWSCADIDILDRKIYREDCSGHGRYLLGRCRCDRFYHGARCEFKEECLDDTDCGTQGTCIDNGGTTAPTKLCYCNIGWFGSGCAKRSPIKTIDLDLESYTMKRFSNDVTFYWRILWTSMELEGVLVANSTTWIGVGWRPSDLSPACRAFPEINDPPKDEPLPKPEPKSEPEPKPESERKITESKSKSTSKPVTGELIDEPKSEPEPKSEPEPKSEPEPKSEPEPNSEPEPKSEPEPISEPEPKSEPEPKSEPEPKSEPEPKSEPEPEPKSEPEPKSEPEPEPNSEPEPKSEPEPTSEPEPKSEPTSEPETKSILKTGATKASIPSMGHKYSPKHDFNPMDCTDIIIGTARGMTHRIGDYYTRDRSTPRLDNYWGGKDSLTAAMGFERDGVTTILFRRKLETNEATDHAIREGNMHVIWAKGQEPGHYIHKPPSGIEQSKVSVKEFYKVDELKYHGHNSQRGVTTIDFFENNGEEEEVNVPVPGGGCGGSWQYPRHCSVENRTCEYAIEWNYKAKLDQISFVISTTNTSSWTGVGFSNDDKMTQTDAVLGWVDTTNGREFVMDTWMSGYNPPLLDPSQDIYNTHGRIEDGVMTIRFSRKRITKDTTRDFSFTDDHCLYMMYPVKGGKFNAVNKKIQKHNAPPMVSRKKICIRPCGAEEIETITTPAPPRLYYDIEVKLIHLGDSFVPPSQDSPDFEIISNTITDSFGPVFENLPGYYRIDLEELKRDEEQNGAVARMKLILDKNEIKGRALNPLDATAATEKALKKALTGGKVGALSVDPQYLVIKAPRISEENEVSEEDDRPFKPTFLLSETKLYIVVGCVAALVALAVLQAICTLYKSSVKRSTKDRLISSNAWKDYSSGANTNFGFESFETEEKTHPPPVSSLPRPRDITGNGTNLGHDTVEGPNRMVSPRATYSLPRAPGSRNNAPTPMQPGYYTQDRRNQYQRSKGLQSTTNNVAAQANQPDFYFMPSQRKYSGEVVRVYVDYESQMPK from the exons ATGGCGTCCACGATCGTCGCGCAACTTCTGATATTCCTTACGTTGATAGCGTTATCCTTTAGGGTAACACGTTCTCACGTAGCTTTGACGTTTCCAAGAGCGAGAAGATACGATTTGGATTTTCTCGACAATAGCAGGACACCTGGCCCCTGTGGTATGCCACGCG GTACCATCAAAACGACGTTACTTTCCGGAAGTAATTTTAACGTAACGTGGCACCTCTCTTATCCTCACAAA ggTGGATTTCGACTACAAATCCTCGATGGCCTTGACAGACCTTTGATCGATTTAACACCGGTTACACAACACAGCGAATTCGTTGAAGATGATGCTAC AGCACAGAGTTACCACGTGCAATTGCCACAAAACTTTACCTGTACCGACTGCACGATCAGACTCCTTCGAAAAGCTGAAGAATGGACCTCAAGTTACAGATTTTGGTCCTGTGCAGATATCGAC atactCGATAGAAAGATCTACAGAGAAGACTGTAGCGGACACGGGAGATATCTCCTTGGAAGATGTAGATGCGATCGTTTCTATCATGGCGCAAGGTGCGAATTTAAGGAGGAGTGCCTCGACGACACAGATTGCGGTACCCAGGGCACGTGCATCGACAATGGCGGTACGACCGCACCCACCAAGCTCTGCTACTGCAACATTGGCTGGTTCGGATCGGGTTGTGCAAAAA GATCACCGATCAAAACGATCGACTTAGATTTAGAATCTTACACGATGAAGCGATTTTCCAATGACGTAACTTTTTACTGGAGGATTTTATGGACAAGCATGGAATTGGAAGGTGTTCTCGTAGCAAACAGTACCACTTGGATCGGTGTTGGTTGGAGACCGAGTGATCTATCTCCAGCATGTCGAGCCTTTCCTGAAATAAATGATCCACCGAAAGATGAGCCATTACCAAAGCCCGAACCTAAATCCGAACCGGAACCAAAACCTGAGTCGGAAAGAAAGATTACGGAAAGTAAAAGCAAATCGACGAGTAAACCTGTTACGGGCGAACTTATAGATGAAC CTAAATCCGAACCAGAACCAAAGTCAGAACCTGAACCAAAATCTGAACCCGAGCCCAAATCCGAACCAGAACCAAATTCAGAACCTGAACCGAAATCCGAACCCGAGCCTATATCCGAACCAGAACCAAAATCTGAACCGGAACCAAAGTCAGAACCCGAACCTAAATCGGAACCCGAACCTAAATCGGAACCCGAGCCAGAACCAAAATCCGAACCAGAGCCCAAATCCGAGCCCGAACCAGAACCAAATTCTGAACCAGAGCCAAAATCTGAACCGGAACCTACTTCCGAGCCGGAGCCAAAGTCTGAACCTACCTCAGAACCGGAAACTAAGTCAATCCTCAAAACGGGAGCAACGAAAG CATCGATACCATCGATGGGACATAAATACAGTCCGAAACACGACTTCAATCCCATGGATTGTACGGATATAATAATCGGTACGGCAAGAGGAATGACGCATAGAATCGGAGATTATTACACGAGAGACAGATCGACGCCGCGTCTAGACAATTATTGGGGTGGGAAGGACAGTTTGACAGCGGCCATGGGTTTCGAACGAGATGGTGTCACTACGATACTTTTCAGAAGGAAGCTAGAAACAAACGAGGCCACGGATCATGCTATTCGGGAAGGTAATATGCATGTGATATGGGCCAAAGGTCAGGAACCAGGTCATTACATTCATAAACCGCCGAGTGGTATTGAACAATCCAAAGTCTCcgttaaagaattttataaggTCGATGAATTGAAATATCACGGACATAATTCCCAAAGAGGTGTTACGACCATCGACTTCTTCg AAAATAATGGCGAAGAAGAGGAGGTTAACGTGCCGGTACCAGGTGGAGGTTGCGGTGGATCATGGCAATATCCACGACATTGTTCGGTTGAAAATCGTACGTGCGAATACGCCATAGAATGGAACTACAAAGCAAAATTG GATCAAATATCCTTTGTTATTTCGACAACGAATACTAGTAGTTGGACTGGAGTTGGATTTTCCAACGATGACAAAATG ACACAAACGGATGCGGTCCTAGGATGGGTTGATACGACCAATGGTCGAGAATTCGTCATGGATACTTGGATGAGTGGTTACAATCCTCCTTTGTTAGATCCTTCTCAGGATATTTATAACACACACGGACGTATCGAAGATGGAGTTATGACAATACGATTTTCAAGAAAACGAATCACGAAGGACACTACCAGGGATTTCTCATTCACCGACGATCATTGCCTTTACATGATGTATCCGGTAAAAGGTGGCAAGTTCAATGCAGTTAACAAAAAGATTCAAAAGCACAATGCACCACCGATGGTTTCACGCAAAAAGATCTGCATAAGACCTTGCGGCGCAGAAG aGATAGAAACTATAACGACACCAGCCCCGCCAAGATTGTACTACGATATTGAAGTTAAATTAATTCATCTCGGCGATAGTTTTGTACCACCATCGCAAGATAGTCCCGATTTTGAAATTATCTCGAACACGATAACGGATAGTTTCGGGCCGGTTTTCGAAAACCTTCCGGGTTATTATCGGATTGATCTCGAAGAATTGAAACG AGATGAAGAACAAAATGGAGCAGTGGCACGCATGAAATTGATATTGgataagaacgaaataaaaggcAGAGCTTTGAATCCATTGGATGCAACAGCAGCTACAGAAAAGGCATTAAAGAAAGCTCTTACTGGTGGAAAGGTCGGTGCCCTCTCCGTTGATCCTCAGTATCTAGTCATCAAAGCACCTCGAA taagcgaagaaaacgaagtaaGCGAAGAGGACGATCGACCATTCAAACCGACCTTCCTGTTAAGCGAGACGAAGTTATACATAGTCGTTGGATGCGTTGCTGCATTAGTAGCACTCGCAGTCTTGCAAGCTATCTGTACACTTTACAAATCCTCAGTGAAGCGCTCTACCAAG GATCGTCTTATAAGCAGTAACGCATGGAAAGATTATTCCTCCGGAGCAAATACGAACTTTGGATTTGAATCCTTCGAGACTGAAGAGAAGACTCATCCACCACCTGTATCCAGTCTTCCAAGACCCAGAGATATAACTGGGAACGGTACCAATCTTGGTCACGATACTGTAGAAGGTCCCAATAGAATGGTCAGTCCAAGAGCGACTTATAGTTTACCTCGTGCTCCAGGCTCTAGGAACAACGCACCCACACCGATGCAGCCAGGATATTACACTCAAGATCGTAGGAATCAGTATCAAAGATCGAAGGGTCTCCAAAGTACGACGAACAACGTAGCTGCACAAGCGAATCAACCGGACTTTTACTTCATGCCGAGTCAACGTAAATACAGCGGCGAGGTTGTGCGCGTTTACGTCGATTACGAGAGTCAAATGCCAAAATGA